One genomic segment of Vibrio sp. SCSIO 43136 includes these proteins:
- a CDS encoding O-acetylhomoserine aminocarboxypropyltransferase/cysteine synthase encodes MKDETLAIHHGYQTDPTTKSVATPIYQTVAYEFDSAQHGADLFNLEVPGNIYTRIMNPTNDVLEQRMAALEGGLASLVVSAGSAAINYAILALAQAGDNIVSTPQLYGGTYTLFAHMLPNQGIEVRFAKDDKPESLAELIDDKTKAVYCESIGNPAGNIVDIEGIATLAHAQGVPVIVDNTVATPVLCKPIEFGADIVVHSLTKYVGGHGTTLGGVIVDSGKFPWAEHKERFPVLNQPEPSYHGVVYTEAFGAAAFIGRVRTVPLRNTGAALSPMNAFMLMQGLETLPLRMERHCENALKVAEFLEKHDKVSWVSYAGLKESEFYSLAEKYMDGKPSAILSFGLKDGYDAGVRFYDALKLVKRLVNIGDAKTLACHPASTTHRQLEPSEQAQAGVSPEMIRLSVGIEHIDDILEDLNQALQA; translated from the coding sequence ATGAAAGACGAAACACTGGCGATACACCACGGCTACCAAACCGACCCAACCACCAAATCAGTAGCCACGCCAATCTATCAAACCGTTGCTTATGAGTTCGATAGTGCTCAGCACGGGGCTGACCTGTTCAATCTCGAAGTCCCGGGCAATATCTACACCCGAATCATGAACCCTACCAACGATGTTCTAGAACAACGCATGGCTGCACTCGAAGGTGGTTTAGCCTCTTTGGTGGTCAGTGCTGGTAGCGCTGCTATTAACTACGCCATCTTAGCGCTCGCTCAGGCGGGCGATAACATCGTATCGACCCCACAGCTCTATGGTGGCACCTATACCCTTTTTGCCCACATGCTTCCCAATCAGGGCATTGAAGTTCGCTTCGCCAAAGATGATAAACCAGAATCTCTCGCTGAGCTTATCGATGACAAGACCAAGGCTGTCTACTGTGAGTCCATTGGTAATCCAGCGGGCAATATCGTCGACATTGAAGGGATTGCAACGCTAGCCCATGCGCAAGGTGTACCCGTCATTGTCGACAACACCGTCGCCACTCCAGTGTTGTGTAAACCTATTGAGTTTGGTGCAGATATTGTCGTGCACTCGCTGACAAAATATGTTGGTGGTCATGGCACAACGCTTGGGGGTGTAATCGTTGATTCAGGCAAATTCCCTTGGGCTGAGCACAAAGAGCGCTTCCCGGTGCTTAATCAACCTGAGCCTTCGTATCATGGTGTGGTGTATACCGAAGCTTTTGGTGCCGCAGCTTTTATCGGCCGTGTTCGTACTGTGCCTTTACGTAATACCGGCGCAGCACTATCACCGATGAATGCTTTTATGTTGATGCAGGGCTTAGAAACCTTACCGCTACGAATGGAGCGTCACTGCGAAAATGCGCTTAAAGTTGCTGAGTTTTTAGAGAAGCACGATAAAGTCAGCTGGGTAAGTTATGCCGGACTCAAAGAGTCTGAGTTCTATTCGTTGGCAGAAAAATATATGGATGGAAAGCCTTCGGCGATCCTTTCATTTGGTCTTAAAGATGGCTACGACGCAGGTGTACGTTTTTATGATGCGCTAAAACTTGTGAAGCGATTAGTGAATATTGGTGATGCTAAAACACTCGCGTGTCATCCAGCATCCACCACTCACCGCCAACTAGAACCATCAGAACAAGCCCAAGCGGGAGTATCGCCTGAGATGATCCGTCTATCTGTTGGTATCGAACACATCGATGACATATTAGAAGATCTCAATCAGGCACTGCAGGCCTAA
- a CDS encoding DUF2780 domain-containing protein — translation MKKTLTIIALCSFIFSQPSYAFLNLSKDKDTSADSQSLTALAGDVLGQSQSVSDSPLVSLLTDNLGVSSTQAAGGAGALLSLASSQLGSSQQSELTSLIPGMDSLNSSVPGLSSLTSNMDGVNKVFSSLGLDPSLVSQFAPVILQYLTSQGASQGLLGSLTSLWQ, via the coding sequence ATGAAGAAAACTCTAACAATAATCGCTCTCTGCTCATTCATTTTTAGCCAGCCAAGTTATGCTTTCCTCAACCTAAGTAAAGACAAAGATACCTCGGCAGATAGTCAATCACTCACAGCCCTTGCAGGAGATGTGCTCGGTCAAAGCCAAAGTGTCAGCGACTCTCCTTTGGTAAGCCTGCTTACTGATAACCTAGGTGTTAGCTCAACTCAAGCCGCTGGTGGTGCCGGTGCATTGCTGTCTCTCGCATCTAGCCAATTAGGGAGTTCACAGCAGTCTGAGCTAACTAGCCTGATTCCGGGAATGGATTCGTTAAACAGTTCGGTACCAGGGCTTTCAAGCCTTACGAGTAATATGGACGGTGTTAACAAAGTATTCAGTTCATTGGGTCTAGACCCTTCTTTGGTCAGTCAATTTGCCCCCGTGATTTTGCAATACCTCACCAGCCAAGGCGCTTCCCAAGGCTTGCTTGGTTCACTAACGAGCTTATGGCAATAA
- a CDS encoding FKBP-type peptidyl-prolyl cis-trans isomerase, with translation MSEIKLETVEQKASYGIGLQMGQQLAGSGLEGLNVDAIAKGIATALTGSMPEIEVDEINNALQEIHTRAQAAREEQAKAAAADGEAFLKDNALRSEVTVLESGLQYEIITEGTGEIPTSDKQVRVHYHGQLTDGTVFDSSVERGQPAEFPVTGVIAGWVEALQLMPVGSKWKLYIPQDLAYGERGAGAAIPPYAALVFEVELLDIL, from the coding sequence ATGTCTGAAATCAAACTAGAAACTGTAGAGCAAAAAGCTAGCTACGGTATCGGTCTACAAATGGGTCAGCAACTTGCGGGTTCTGGTCTTGAAGGTCTAAACGTTGACGCTATCGCTAAAGGTATTGCGACAGCTCTTACTGGTTCAATGCCAGAAATCGAAGTTGACGAGATCAACAACGCACTTCAAGAAATCCACACTCGCGCTCAAGCAGCTCGTGAAGAACAAGCGAAAGCTGCTGCAGCTGACGGCGAAGCGTTCCTAAAAGATAACGCTCTACGTTCTGAAGTAACAGTTCTTGAGTCTGGTCTTCAGTACGAAATCATCACTGAAGGCACTGGTGAGATCCCAACTTCTGACAAGCAAGTTCGCGTACACTACCACGGTCAACTGACTGACGGCACTGTATTTGACAGTTCTGTAGAGCGTGGTCAACCTGCTGAGTTCCCTGTAACTGGCGTTATCGCTGGTTGGGTTGAAGCTCTACAGCTAATGCCTGTTGGTTCGAAGTGGAAACTATACATCCCACAAGATCTAGCATACGGTGAGCGTGGCGCAGGCGCAGCTATCCCTCCTTATGCTGCACTAGTATTCGAAGTTGAGCTTCTAGACATTCTGTAA
- a CDS encoding LysM-like peptidoglycan-binding domain-containing protein yields MNRRQRKKRTESFGDKLQRQWQDLDFKQALSQLKSYRDRLPKLHQRIIAAIAVVVVVLLLLPSPTSLPEMSNSEQGEESRKTVELNTTGLSEQKNDRVAAPKEIPWKEYTVKSGDTLAKVFRTNGLPMSDLNALARIEGSDKPLSQIKKGQLVRYKLTNNGELDIIQVEKQGGAVMFFRLSDGGFGRSK; encoded by the coding sequence ATGAATCGACGTCAACGTAAAAAAAGAACCGAATCATTTGGTGACAAGTTGCAGCGCCAATGGCAAGACCTCGACTTCAAACAAGCTCTTAGTCAGTTAAAGAGCTATCGCGACCGTTTACCTAAACTGCATCAAAGGATTATTGCTGCAATTGCTGTCGTTGTTGTCGTTTTGTTGCTGTTGCCAAGCCCTACCTCATTGCCAGAAATGAGCAATAGTGAGCAAGGTGAAGAGAGCCGAAAGACGGTCGAGCTCAATACCACTGGGCTTAGCGAGCAAAAAAATGACCGAGTCGCAGCGCCGAAAGAGATCCCTTGGAAAGAGTACACCGTTAAGTCGGGGGATACTTTGGCTAAAGTTTTTCGCACCAACGGTTTGCCCATGAGTGACTTGAACGCACTGGCTAGAATTGAAGGCAGTGACAAGCCATTAAGCCAAATCAAAAAAGGTCAGTTGGTTCGTTATAAGCTCACTAATAACGGCGAGCTAGATATTATTCAAGTCGAAAAACAAGGTGGGGCAGTGATGTTTTTCCGTCTATCTGATGGCGGCTTTGGTCGTAGTAAGTAA
- a CDS encoding GNAT family N-acetyltransferase yields the protein MYQWKCLPFESLSNHQLYELLKLRVDVFVVEQNCPYPELDGKDTLTSTYHLLGYQGDELVACARLLDKDVSYAGASSIGRIATKASARGHRLGHKLMEQALTNMETLFPDHVIEIGAQEHLQGFYNQHGFIAYSDSYLEDGIPHIDMRRAVSQ from the coding sequence ATGTACCAATGGAAATGCCTACCGTTTGAATCTTTGTCTAATCATCAGCTGTACGAGCTATTGAAACTAAGAGTCGATGTATTTGTCGTAGAACAAAACTGCCCTTACCCAGAACTAGATGGCAAAGATACGCTAACGAGCACTTATCACTTATTGGGCTATCAAGGCGACGAATTGGTGGCGTGTGCAAGGTTATTGGATAAAGATGTCAGCTATGCAGGGGCAAGTAGTATTGGTCGAATCGCAACTAAAGCTTCGGCACGTGGTCATCGATTAGGTCATAAGCTAATGGAGCAAGCACTCACTAACATGGAGACACTATTTCCCGACCATGTCATCGAGATTGGGGCTCAAGAGCACTTGCAAGGTTTTTACAACCAACATGGGTTTATCGCTTATAGCGATTCTTATCTCGAAGACGGTATTCCCCATATCGATATGAGAAGAGCCGTTAGTCAGTAG
- the cpdB gene encoding 2',3'-cyclic-nucleotide 2'-phosphodiesterase codes for MKLAVKPLTLAVLSGMMLTANPVFADTIKLRIIETTDIHTNLMDYDYYKDKPSQKIGLTRAASLVKQARGEVTNSVLVDNGDLLQGSPMGDYMASKGIKPGELHPAYKAMNQLDYDVGNIGNHEFNYGLDFLKESINDANFPYISANVFDAKTGEHYFKPYIIKTHTFKDNDGNDQEVQIGYIGFVPPQIMVWDKKNLEGKVTAADIKETAEKLVPQMKAEGADIIVAVPHSGLASDPYKRGAENSTYYLADVEGIDAIAFGHSHAVFPGKGFDNIQGVDNKKGTINGVAAVMPGRWGSHVGVMDLVLKQEGDDWNVVDAMTEARPIFDKKTKQALVDADTAMVEVLKEDHAGTREFVNQPIGKASDVMYSFLALVQDDPTVQIVNLAQKDYVERFIQGDPDLDGIPVLSAAAPFKAGGRKNDPANFTEVESGQLTFRNAADLYLYPNTLVALKVTGHEVKEWLECSAGQFNQIDVTSSKPQSLIDWDGFRTYNFDVMDGVNYQIDITQPAKYNGNCKVINPDSERVVNLTFQGKPIDLKQDFIIATNNYRAYSNKFPGTGSAFVAFDSPDENRTVLANYITNVSRDKGQVVPSADNNWSFAPVKSDTKLDIRFETSPSDKAKQFIGNKAQYPMERVATDDVGFGVYRIDLQK; via the coding sequence ATGAAACTGGCCGTTAAACCGCTTACCCTCGCAGTGCTCAGTGGCATGATGCTGACAGCAAACCCTGTATTCGCTGACACCATCAAACTACGTATCATTGAAACTACCGACATTCACACCAACTTGATGGATTACGATTATTACAAAGATAAACCATCGCAAAAAATTGGTCTGACCCGTGCAGCAAGCTTGGTAAAACAGGCTCGAGGTGAAGTAACAAACAGCGTGCTAGTAGACAATGGTGATTTACTTCAAGGCAGCCCAATGGGTGACTATATGGCCTCAAAAGGCATCAAGCCTGGCGAGCTACACCCAGCTTATAAAGCAATGAACCAACTTGACTATGATGTAGGTAACATTGGTAACCACGAGTTTAACTACGGCTTAGACTTCCTCAAAGAAAGTATCAATGATGCAAACTTCCCTTACATCAGTGCTAACGTTTTTGACGCTAAAACGGGCGAGCATTACTTCAAGCCATACATCATTAAAACCCATACCTTTAAAGATAACGATGGCAATGACCAAGAAGTGCAAATTGGTTACATCGGTTTCGTGCCTCCACAGATCATGGTGTGGGATAAAAAAAACCTAGAAGGCAAAGTTACTGCAGCAGACATTAAAGAAACTGCTGAAAAGCTGGTACCTCAGATGAAAGCTGAAGGTGCGGATATCATCGTCGCCGTACCTCACTCAGGTCTAGCAAGTGACCCTTACAAGCGTGGCGCAGAAAACTCCACCTATTACTTAGCAGACGTTGAAGGCATTGACGCTATCGCCTTTGGTCACTCACACGCTGTTTTCCCAGGTAAGGGCTTTGACAATATTCAAGGCGTTGATAACAAGAAAGGCACCATTAATGGTGTTGCTGCCGTTATGCCGGGCCGTTGGGGCAGCCACGTGGGCGTGATGGATCTTGTGCTAAAGCAAGAAGGTGATGATTGGAATGTCGTCGATGCGATGACTGAAGCTCGCCCTATCTTCGACAAGAAGACCAAGCAAGCACTAGTTGACGCTGATACGGCGATGGTTGAAGTACTAAAAGAAGACCATGCTGGCACTCGTGAGTTTGTTAACCAACCAATTGGTAAAGCTAGCGATGTTATGTATAGCTTCCTTGCATTGGTGCAAGATGACCCAACAGTACAGATTGTAAACCTTGCGCAAAAAGACTATGTCGAGCGTTTCATCCAAGGTGACCCAGACCTCGACGGTATCCCGGTACTTTCTGCGGCAGCACCGTTTAAAGCCGGCGGTCGTAAAAATGACCCTGCTAACTTCACTGAAGTGGAGTCAGGTCAGCTAACCTTCCGTAACGCTGCCGATTTATACCTCTATCCAAACACACTTGTTGCTCTTAAGGTAACAGGCCATGAAGTGAAAGAATGGCTGGAGTGTAGCGCAGGCCAATTCAATCAAATCGATGTGACGTCGAGTAAGCCTCAGTCATTGATCGATTGGGATGGCTTCCGCACCTACAACTTCGATGTGATGGATGGCGTAAACTATCAAATCGATATTACGCAACCGGCGAAGTACAACGGTAACTGTAAAGTGATCAATCCTGATTCAGAGCGTGTGGTTAACCTGACTTTCCAAGGTAAACCTATCGACCTAAAACAAGACTTTATCATTGCGACCAACAACTACCGCGCCTACAGCAACAAGTTCCCAGGAACTGGTTCTGCATTTGTTGCCTTTGACTCTCCAGATGAGAACCGAACTGTATTGGCAAACTACATCACTAACGTTAGCCGAGACAAAGGCCAAGTGGTACCTAGCGCCGACAACAACTGGTCTTTCGCACCAGTGAAGAGCGACACTAAGCTAGATATTCGCTTTGAGACATCACCGAGTGACAAAGCCAAACAGTTCATTGGTAATAAAGCACAATACCCTATGGAGCGTGTGGCGACCGATGATGTTGGTTTTGGTGTTTACCGAATCGACCTACAAAAATAA
- the cobA gene encoding uroporphyrinogen-III C-methyltransferase translates to MTNSPSNLTTLPKGKPSLVGSSNKYASLRHGEVAIVGAGPGDPDLLTIKALRYLQHADVVLYDYLVSDEIMQLVNPDAQLVCVGKRAGHHSVPQQTTNQLLVDFAKQGNKVVRIKGGDPFVFGRGGEELQELAQSGIAFQVVPGITAAAGATAYAGIPLTHRDYAQSALFVTGHLKADSDQMDWSTLARGKQTLVIYMGLMKSAHIQQQLIAHGRAATTPIAIIERGTQANQRVFKGQLNQLSQLASQAEAPALIVVGEVVALSEQLNWFNPTQKSEPLVANGFA, encoded by the coding sequence ATGACCAACTCACCAAGCAATTTGACGACGCTACCAAAAGGTAAGCCGAGCCTTGTAGGCTCCAGTAACAAATACGCCAGTTTGCGCCATGGTGAAGTTGCCATCGTCGGCGCAGGCCCTGGAGATCCCGATCTTCTCACCATTAAAGCTCTGCGTTACCTACAACACGCAGACGTTGTGTTGTACGACTACCTAGTCTCTGACGAAATCATGCAGCTGGTAAATCCAGACGCACAATTGGTTTGTGTCGGTAAGCGAGCAGGCCATCACAGTGTGCCGCAGCAGACCACCAATCAGCTGTTGGTCGATTTTGCCAAGCAAGGCAACAAAGTGGTGCGCATTAAAGGCGGCGATCCTTTTGTATTTGGTCGTGGCGGTGAAGAGCTTCAAGAACTTGCTCAATCAGGCATCGCATTTCAAGTCGTGCCTGGTATTACTGCGGCTGCGGGGGCAACGGCCTACGCAGGTATTCCACTGACTCACCGTGATTACGCCCAGTCGGCACTGTTTGTTACCGGTCATCTAAAGGCTGATAGCGATCAAATGGACTGGTCAACGCTGGCACGTGGCAAGCAAACACTGGTGATTTACATGGGGCTGATGAAATCGGCTCATATCCAACAACAGCTGATTGCCCACGGGCGAGCAGCAACAACCCCTATTGCGATCATTGAACGAGGTACTCAAGCGAATCAGCGAGTGTTCAAAGGTCAGCTTAATCAGTTATCCCAACTCGCCAGCCAGGCTGAAGCTCCGGCTTTAATCGTGGTAGGTGAGGTAGTGGCTCTGTCAGAGCAGCTCAACTGGTTCAACCCAACTCAAAAATCAGAGCCACTAGTGGCAAACGGTTTTGCATAA
- the cysD gene encoding sulfate adenylyltransferase subunit CysD — protein MDKQRLTHLQQLEAESIHIIREVAAEFDNPVMMYSIGKDSSVMLHLARKAFYPGKIPFPLLHVDTDWKFKEMIEFRDRTAEKYGFELLVHKNPEGLAMGCSPFVHGSSKHTDIMKTQGLKQALDKYGFDAAFGGARRDEEKSRAKERVYSFRDKNHTWDPKNQRPELWKTYNGQVNKGESIRVFPLSNWTELDIWQYIYLENIEIVPLYLADKRPVVERDGMLIMVDDDRMELQEGEKIEHKSVRFRTLGCYPLTGAVESEANTLTGIIEEMLVATSSERQGRAIDHDQSGSMELKKRQGYF, from the coding sequence ATGGACAAGCAAAGATTGACTCACCTGCAACAACTGGAAGCTGAAAGCATCCACATTATTCGTGAAGTAGCGGCAGAGTTTGATAACCCGGTGATGATGTATTCGATCGGTAAAGACTCTTCGGTAATGCTTCATTTAGCACGTAAAGCATTTTATCCGGGCAAGATCCCGTTCCCACTGCTGCACGTGGATACCGATTGGAAATTCAAAGAGATGATTGAGTTTCGTGATCGCACCGCCGAGAAATACGGCTTTGAGCTTTTGGTTCATAAGAACCCAGAAGGTCTGGCGATGGGCTGTAGCCCGTTTGTTCACGGCTCATCTAAGCACACCGACATCATGAAGACCCAAGGCTTGAAGCAAGCGTTAGATAAATATGGTTTCGATGCGGCTTTTGGTGGTGCACGACGTGACGAAGAGAAATCTCGTGCCAAAGAGCGTGTGTATTCATTCCGTGACAAGAACCACACTTGGGACCCTAAAAACCAACGTCCAGAGCTTTGGAAAACGTACAACGGCCAGGTTAATAAAGGCGAGAGCATCCGTGTGTTCCCACTTTCAAACTGGACTGAGCTGGATATTTGGCAATACATCTATCTAGAGAATATCGAAATCGTACCGCTATATCTTGCCGACAAGCGGCCAGTCGTTGAGCGTGATGGCATGTTGATCATGGTTGATGACGATCGCATGGAGCTGCAAGAAGGCGAAAAGATTGAACACAAGAGTGTGCGATTTAGAACGCTTGGCTGCTACCCGTTAACAGGGGCCGTGGAGTCGGAAGCAAATACCCTAACGGGCATTATTGAAGAGATGTTGGTGGCGACATCGAGTGAGCGCCAAGGACGTGCGATAGACCACGATCAATCGGGATCGATGGAGCTCAAAAAGCGTCAAGGTTACTTCTAA
- the cysN gene encoding sulfate adenylyltransferase subunit CysN encodes MNSAVEAQLAQLGIEGYLNQHQHKSLLRFLTCGSVDDGKSTLIGRLLHDTKQIYEDQLAAVHSDSQRVGTTGERPDLALLVDGLQAEREQGITIDVAYRYFSTQTRKFIIADTPGHEQYTRNMATGASTCDVAVILVDARKGILDQTRRHSFIAGLLGIKQFIVAVNKMDLVEFSQDRYEQISADYQEFAKKLPQDINIDLVPLSALEGDNVVELSAQTPWFKGATLLELLESVEVGVRQNDGAFRFPVQYVNRPNLDFRGFAGTIASGSVKVGDEVKTLPSGKTSTVSRIVTFDGDLEQASAGQAVTLTLADEIDISRGDLIVLENADVKSTNQVLADVVWMTEEPLVAGKAYDIKIAGKKTVGQVSNIEHQYDINHLTEHAAESVPLNGIALCEWQLNDNVALDRYFDSQDTGGFIIIDRLSNVTVGAGMIRKRLEPASQSSSQFSEFELELNALVRKHFPHWDAKDLSKL; translated from the coding sequence ATGAACAGTGCGGTAGAAGCGCAGCTAGCGCAGTTGGGTATCGAGGGATACCTCAACCAACACCAACATAAATCACTATTACGCTTTTTGACTTGTGGTTCTGTCGATGATGGCAAAAGTACCCTAATTGGTCGTTTGCTCCACGATACTAAGCAGATCTATGAAGATCAGTTGGCGGCAGTGCACTCTGACTCTCAACGTGTCGGTACTACAGGTGAGCGCCCTGACTTGGCACTGCTAGTTGACGGCTTACAAGCCGAGCGAGAGCAGGGCATTACTATCGATGTCGCTTATCGCTATTTCTCAACTCAAACTCGTAAGTTCATCATCGCAGATACTCCGGGGCACGAACAGTACACCCGTAATATGGCAACAGGCGCATCCACTTGTGATGTTGCGGTGATCTTGGTGGATGCACGTAAAGGGATCTTGGATCAAACGCGTCGCCACTCATTTATCGCAGGTCTGCTAGGCATCAAGCAGTTCATTGTTGCTGTTAACAAAATGGATCTGGTGGAGTTTTCCCAAGACCGTTACGAGCAGATCTCAGCGGATTACCAAGAGTTTGCTAAGAAGTTGCCGCAAGACATCAATATCGATTTGGTGCCGCTATCAGCCCTTGAAGGCGATAACGTGGTGGAGCTCAGCGCTCAAACCCCTTGGTTTAAAGGTGCAACCTTACTTGAGCTGCTAGAAAGTGTTGAAGTCGGCGTACGTCAAAACGATGGAGCCTTCCGTTTCCCTGTGCAATACGTTAACCGACCAAACCTCGATTTTCGTGGTTTTGCCGGCACGATTGCGTCAGGCAGCGTGAAAGTAGGTGATGAAGTCAAGACACTACCTTCAGGCAAAACTTCTACGGTTTCTCGCATTGTTACTTTTGATGGCGATCTTGAGCAAGCATCAGCCGGTCAAGCCGTCACGCTGACACTGGCCGATGAGATCGATATCAGTCGTGGTGATCTGATCGTGTTGGAAAATGCCGACGTTAAGTCGACTAACCAAGTATTAGCAGATGTGGTGTGGATGACGGAAGAGCCATTAGTGGCGGGTAAAGCATACGACATTAAGATTGCGGGCAAAAAAACCGTTGGCCAAGTATCAAACATCGAGCATCAATACGACATTAACCACCTGACTGAGCACGCAGCTGAATCTGTGCCACTCAACGGTATCGCATTATGTGAATGGCAACTTAATGACAACGTGGCGCTGGACCGTTACTTCGATAGCCAAGACACTGGTGGGTTCATCATTATCGACCGTCTAAGCAATGTCACGGTCGGTGCAGGTATGATCCGTAAGCGTTTGGAGCCAGCGAGCCAGTCTTCGAGCCAGTTCAGTGAATTTGAACTAGAGCTCAATGCCTTGGTACGTAAGCACTTCCCACATTGGGATGCCAAAGATCTTAGCAAGCTTTAG
- a CDS encoding SLC13 family permease, producing the protein MWEQGMVLAILFAIVACLLVTRIKPSLIFSAAALIAFLTGMSDVSTIAANFTNSSLLTLVLLILASSALEKTQLITWVSRHISGGRLGEVVAKLGVSTALLSSFTNNTAVVVSLIGAIKRNQQHSPSRLLIPLSYAAILGGTLTLIGTSTNLIINSFVEDAGLPSLGFFTPTLIGLSVLVGGLLILIPFSYLLPNNEEGHQDDLPYFLEAKVEPNSPLVGKSVAQNNLRALRKLYLAEVIRKGETTASVDPDFVLEANDRLLFCGDVESVATLQEIDGLTLFGQHHINGQNFVEAVVSSSASICNKTLKSSQFRDRFDAVVVAIRRGHERLEGGLGNITLSAGDTLVLVPGKGFAAQRTSLSREFVLVNDLDSSAKLDANKSALVMGGFASAIGLALLGWLPLLKGLAVFLLAMVALGIVNMSELRRRFPLEIVVIVGGALTLAQLMMSSGLSVRLGEMFITAFNGWGVFGALVATYFLTLVLTELVTNNAAAALAFPLGYSMAVGYGVDPMPFIMAVLFGASASFISPYGYQTNLLVYSVGNYHIRDYIRVGLPVSIVYSVLVLTLIPYFFPF; encoded by the coding sequence ATGTGGGAACAAGGAATGGTGTTGGCAATATTGTTTGCGATAGTCGCTTGCCTTTTGGTGACTCGCATCAAGCCGAGCCTTATATTCTCTGCTGCTGCTTTGATCGCTTTTCTGACTGGCATGAGCGATGTCAGTACTATCGCCGCAAACTTTACTAATTCATCATTACTCACGTTAGTGTTGCTTATTTTGGCTTCGAGTGCGTTAGAAAAGACCCAGTTAATCACTTGGGTCAGTCGTCATATCAGTGGTGGTCGCTTAGGCGAAGTCGTCGCTAAACTTGGCGTCTCAACGGCGCTGCTATCATCTTTTACCAATAATACTGCGGTGGTGGTATCCCTGATTGGTGCCATCAAACGTAACCAGCAGCATTCACCATCTCGCTTGTTGATCCCATTGAGCTACGCCGCCATTTTAGGAGGCACGCTGACGCTCATTGGTACCTCGACCAACCTTATTATTAACAGCTTTGTTGAAGATGCAGGGCTGCCGAGCTTGGGCTTTTTTACGCCTACCTTGATTGGTCTATCCGTTTTAGTGGGCGGGCTTTTGATCCTGATCCCATTCAGTTACTTGCTGCCTAACAATGAAGAAGGGCACCAAGACGATTTACCCTACTTTTTGGAAGCGAAGGTTGAACCAAACTCTCCACTGGTAGGCAAGAGTGTGGCGCAAAACAATCTACGCGCCTTAAGAAAGCTCTATTTGGCCGAGGTGATCCGTAAAGGAGAAACGACGGCCTCTGTTGACCCAGACTTTGTACTTGAGGCGAATGACCGCCTACTGTTCTGTGGTGATGTAGAGAGTGTGGCGACCCTGCAAGAAATCGATGGTTTGACGCTATTTGGTCAACACCATATCAATGGACAAAACTTCGTTGAGGCGGTGGTCAGTTCGTCGGCCTCAATTTGCAATAAAACGCTTAAATCGAGCCAGTTTCGTGATCGGTTTGATGCCGTGGTGGTCGCCATTCGCCGTGGCCATGAGCGCCTCGAAGGCGGCTTAGGTAACATTACTTTGAGCGCTGGTGACACCTTGGTATTAGTGCCGGGCAAAGGCTTTGCAGCCCAGCGCACCTCGCTTAGCCGAGAGTTTGTATTGGTGAATGACCTTGATTCGAGTGCCAAACTGGATGCCAACAAATCCGCTTTGGTTATGGGGGGCTTTGCCTCAGCGATTGGCTTAGCCCTGCTTGGTTGGCTTCCCTTACTAAAAGGTTTAGCAGTATTTCTGCTAGCGATGGTCGCCCTCGGTATTGTCAATATGAGTGAGCTACGCCGCCGTTTTCCGCTAGAGATTGTGGTTATTGTTGGTGGTGCGTTAACGCTAGCTCAACTCATGATGTCCTCTGGTCTATCTGTGCGCCTTGGAGAGATGTTTATCACCGCATTTAATGGCTGGGGAGTGTTTGGCGCACTGGTGGCTACTTACTTTTTGACGTTAGTGTTAACTGAGCTTGTGACTAATAACGCCGCAGCGGCATTGGCGTTTCCACTAGGCTATAGCATGGCGGTGGGCTACGGAGTCGACCCGATGCCATTTATCATGGCGGTGTTGTTTGGGGCTAGTGCTAGCTTTATTTCGCCGTATGGCTACCAAACCAATTTATTGGTTTACAGCGTGGGTAACTACCACATTCGTGATTACATTCGTGTTGGATTACCGGTATCGATCGTTTACTCGGTGTTGGTTCTGACATTGATCCCTTATTTTTTCCCTTTTTAA